A single candidate division SR1 bacterium Aalborg_AAW-1 DNA region contains:
- the rsmI gene encoding Ribosomal RNA small subunit methyltransferase I, which translates to MLYVIPTPIGNSDDITLRALKLFQEVDLIITENTGTTKKLLNIHTINYSNKKFIKFTSHDHHSINSILSLFENQDGILVSEAGTPGLSDPGKILIIKAQEIHIPITILPGATALIPAVIGAQFPTTHRSFYGFLPHKKGREKLLTQMMHASHGSFFYESVHRIEKLLEQLEKLKFMGKISISRELSKKFEQIITSDLSNIQEFIKNNTMPLKGEFVIGLYPSTAHETEE; encoded by the coding sequence ATGCTGTACGTTATTCCAACTCCTATTGGGAATAGTGATGATATCACACTAAGAGCCTTAAAGCTTTTTCAGGAAGTAGATCTCATTATTACAGAAAATACAGGTACGACAAAGAAACTTTTAAATATCCATACTATTAATTATAGCAATAAAAAGTTCATAAAGTTCACTTCTCATGACCATCATAGCATTAATTCTATACTTTCTTTGTTTGAAAATCAAGATGGAATACTCGTCAGTGAGGCAGGAACTCCATGACTTTCTGATCCTGGAAAAATTCTTATCATCAAAGCTCAAGAAATACATATACCTATTACAATACTACCATGAGCAACCGCTCTCATACCAGCAGTAATTGGTGCCCAATTTCCTACAACACACCGATCATTTTATGGTTTTTTACCACATAAAAAAGGAAGAGAAAAGCTTCTGACCCAGATGATGCATGCCTCTCATGGAAGTTTCTTTTACGAATCAGTGCATAGGATTGAAAAACTTCTCGAACAACTTGAAAAGCTAAAATTTATGGGTAAAATAAGTATTAGTAGAGAACTATCCAAGAAGTTTGAACAAATCATAACAAGTGATCTTAGTAATATACAAGAATTTATAAAAAATAATACAATGCCGCTCAAATGAGAATTTGTCATATGACTTTATCCATCGACAGCACATGAAACTGAAGAATAA
- the wcaJ gene encoding UDP-glucose:undecaprenyl-phosphate glucose-1-phosphate transferase yields MKLKNKKFITIIRLLRPLLHFLVVLFIYRIAYILRSNTNIFWSIDIGTPWIATQELIRYAIISASIFIITGIVHKRYDLISLETGKTKTFLTVWWQWTIIVTCLAYFGQGFIFEHGISRLIVIITALLSLIVIPFIEIIWDGIYVRWIKRFSHTIHILLQDKPQQAIITQLTLPTYYNVRTSFFYETDIDAIHEDIIILVGSYTKDELQELIDLIRLKNKQVYHIGDNHFLEDVIYTHTKFAGIMALRYTSSQIEGWAAITKRIVDITGSLIGIIITSPILLITALAIKLDSKGPIFYRQERVGKNGEHFLFTKFRSMYTHLSVGSGYGGQEAEQLYKDLVNSHANIRKGELPKIKNDPRVTKVGKFIRATSIDELPNLFAVLKGDMSLIGPRPHLPNEIENYKPRQRRVLSIKPGITGYAQIHGRDTLTFDQEATKELEYIQNWSLWLDIYIIFATFGVLFGGRGK; encoded by the coding sequence ATGAAACTGAAGAATAAAAAATTTATTACAATAATACGCTTATTGAGACCTCTTTTGCATTTTTTGGTTGTACTTTTTATCTATCGAATAGCTTATATTCTGCGTAGCAATACGAATATCTTTTGGTCTATTGATATATGAACTCCTTGGATAGCAACACAAGAACTTATAAGATATGCTATCATAAGTGCAAGTATTTTTATTATTACAGGAATTGTTCATAAACGATATGACCTTATCAGTTTAGAAACAGGAAAAACGAAAACTTTTCTTACTGTATGGTGGCAATGGACAATTATTGTAACGTGTTTAGCATATTTTTGACAAGGATTCATATTTGAACATTGAATATCTAGACTCATTGTTATTATTACTGCATTATTGAGTCTTATCGTTATACCTTTTATAGAAATAATATGGGATGGTATATATGTTCGTTGGATAAAAAGATTTTCACATACCATTCATATTTTACTTCAAGACAAACCACAACAAGCCATCATCACACAACTCACTCTTCCAACTTACTATAACGTCAGGACATCATTTTTTTACGAAACTGATATTGATGCCATTCATGAAGATATCATTATTCTTGTAGGATCGTATACTAAAGATGAATTACAAGAACTTATTGATCTGATCAGACTAAAAAATAAGCAAGTCTATCACATAGGAGACAATCATTTTTTAGAAGATGTGATCTATACTCATACGAAATTTGCTGGCATTATGGCCTTAAGATATACGTCTTCACAAATTGAATGATGGGCAGCTATTACGAAAAGAATTGTAGATATTACATGATCACTTATAGGTATCATCATCACAAGTCCCATTCTTCTCATTACTGCGCTTGCTATCAAACTTGATAGTAAATGACCTATTTTTTATAGACAAGAAAGAGTAGGAAAAAATGGAGAACATTTTCTTTTTACTAAGTTCCGTAGTATGTATACTCATCTCAGTGTGGGTTCGTGATACGGTGGACAAGAAGCTGAACAACTCTATAAAGATCTCGTCAACTCTCATGCCAACATTCGCAAAGGAGAATTACCAAAAATCAAGAATGATCCAAGAGTAACAAAAGTAGGAAAATTTATTAGAGCAACATCTATAGATGAATTACCCAATCTTTTTGCTGTACTCAAAGGCGATATGTCTCTTATTGGACCTAGACCGCATCTTCCAAATGAAATAGAAAACTATAAACCACGACAACGTAGAGTCTTGAGTATAAAACCTGGAATTACTGGTTACGCACAAATCCATGGAAGAGATACTCTCACCTTTGACCAAGAAGCAACCAAAGAATTAGAATACATCCAAAACTGGTCTCTTTGGTTAGATATATATATCATCTTTGCTACCTTCGGAGTATTATTTGGAGGAAGAGGAAAATAA
- the rpsT gene encoding 30S ribosomal protein S20 yields MPITSSAKKAMRQSNKKRLVNKKFKDDLKISLNIFNKKVAKKEALSQEDVNTVYARIDKALKKGILHKNTAARRKALVAKTFNKAQA; encoded by the coding sequence ATGCCAATAACATCTTCAGCTAAAAAAGCTATGCGTCAGTCTAATAAAAAAAGACTTGTTAATAAAAAATTTAAAGATGATCTCAAAATCTCTTTGAATATTTTTAATAAGAAAGTTGCTAAAAAAGAAGCTCTTTCACAGGAAGATGTTAATACAGTATATGCAAGAATTGATAAAGCTTTGAAAAAAGGTATTCTACATAAAAATACTGCAGCAAGAAGAAAAGCACTTGTTGCAAAAACTTTTAACAAAGCACAAGCATAA
- a CDS encoding glycogen synthase, with amino-acid sequence MKIQFIYVGRLDKEKGIEHLIYATEKLIKNNMVFALHIYGKGQYDEEVQQLASKYPHHVHYYGWMKKNDIIPYWKTMDFFIMPSQFLETFGLTACESLLCGVPVIGNKKGGLIPFIDNTLNLQSAPGSTDGEKLAHIIKSLITHTTTKDHFSSLIRQTQTSYSKTTRYSQIQALLPEREPVLYISDYINYNGGGIETHIHDSITILGQQDHDTKLYGHQAPTGKFALLKKLAIMAISIFNIPDTIKIKKKIKKGKTGLIWRHSISRVIGWLPVACSDHNNQIISHHELGLFHPYPSKTHEIDQIPKAWSLSSFIQAGNSKNPITIASIIGKFCLVRLIHKQLKKKVKTHIVPSERMIDMVKQRHPYANVVCIPHFVDIE; translated from the coding sequence ATGAAAATTCAATTCATCTATGTGTGAAGATTAGATAAAGAAAAGGGCATAGAACATCTTATATATGCAACTGAAAAGCTCATTAAGAACAATATGGTATTTGCTCTTCATATCTATGGCAAAGGTCAATATGATGAAGAAGTGCAACAACTTGCAAGCAAATATCCCCATCATGTTCATTATTATGGATGGATGAAAAAAAATGATATCATACCTTACTGGAAGACTATGGATTTCTTTATTATGCCATCACAATTTTTGGAAACATTTGGACTTACAGCATGTGAATCACTCCTCTGTTGAGTGCCCGTCATAGGAAATAAAAAATGATGACTCATTCCTTTTATAGATAACACACTTAATCTACAATCTGCTCCAGGAAGTACTGATGGTGAAAAACTTGCTCATATCATAAAATCTCTTATTACTCATACCACAACAAAAGATCATTTCTCTTCACTTATTAGACAAACCCAAACATCATACTCTAAAACAACACGATATAGTCAGATACAAGCTCTTTTACCCGAACGAGAACCAGTACTCTATATTAGTGATTATATCAACTATAATGGTGGTGGTATCGAAACTCATATTCATGATAGCATAACAATTCTTTGACAACAAGATCACGACACCAAACTCTACTGACATCAAGCACCTACATGAAAATTTGCTCTTCTCAAAAAGCTAGCCATTATGGCAATAAGTATTTTCAATATTCCTGACACCATCAAGATAAAAAAGAAGATAAAAAAATGAAAGACCTGACTGATATGGCGACATAGTATCTCAAGAGTAATAGGTTGGCTTCCTGTAGCATGTTCTGATCACAATAACCAAATAATATCGCATCATGAGCTTGGACTTTTTCATCCCTATCCAAGCAAAACTCATGAGATTGATCAAATTCCTAAAGCATGGTCATTATCGAGTTTTATACAAGCATGAAATTCAAAAAATCCTATTACAATAGCATCGATTATAGGAAAATTTTGTCTTGTACGACTTATCCATAAACAGTTGAAAAAGAAAGTCAAAACCCATATAGTTCCATCAGAACGGATGATTGATATGGTAAAACAACGACATCCATACGCAAATGTAGTATGTATACCTCATTTTGTAGATATAGAGTAA
- the cysS gene encoding Cysteine--tRNA ligase, translating to MKRKLKLYNTLNHSLQEFEPIDSNNVRIYSCGPTVYGAPHLGNMRKYFLDDVLKNTIKHILGYPTTHVVNITDVGHLTDDGDHGEDKMEKGARREGLTARDVAKRYEELFHDNCKKLLLTPFDVTPRATEHIAEQIAMVQDLESKGYTYIIPDDGVYMDTSKVKDYAILVGQKHIDGLNKGARIEDNGKKNITDFALWKFNTTGNKRDMERESPWGIGFPGWHIECSAMSIRYLGNHFDVHTGGIDHIPIHHTNEIAQSQCSTASTPWVNYRVHYQFLNIDGQKISKSVGNVVTLDEVFERGYSAQDIRYFFFQANYRSFQDFTRENLQAASKGRKKLKLVNDDNYPFDEVIAPLLDDLNTPTFLANLQKHGISEKLNTIFHLYKAEKKIEIPDEIQVLAEQRRQAKSNKDRSTADTLRDQLAQLGREMNDGKDGYEIVKK from the coding sequence ATGAAAAGGAAACTCAAACTGTATAATACACTCAATCACTCACTCCAAGAATTCGAACCTATTGATTCCAATAATGTGCGTATCTATAGCTGTGGACCAACGGTGTATGGAGCACCACATCTGGGGAATATGAGAAAATATTTTCTCGATGATGTGTTAAAAAATACGATCAAACATATTCTCTGATACCCTACTACTCATGTAGTGAATATTACTGATGTAGGACATCTAACTGATGATGGCGATCATGGGGAAGACAAGATGGAAAAGTGAGCTCGTAGAGAGTGACTTACGGCTCGAGATGTAGCGAAGAGATATGAAGAACTTTTTCATGACAACTGCAAAAAACTCCTCCTGACACCATTCGATGTGACGCCTCGTGCGACAGAACATATCGCTGAACAAATAGCGATGGTACAAGACTTAGAATCGAAGTGATACACCTATATCATACCCGATGATGGAGTCTATATGGATACATCTAAAGTAAAAGATTATGCCATCCTTGTAGGACAAAAACATATCGATGGACTCAACAAGTGAGCCAGAATTGAAGACAATGGAAAGAAAAATATCACTGATTTTGCTCTCTGGAAGTTCAACACAACGGGAAACAAACGTGATATGGAACGAGAAAGTCCATGGTGAATCGGATTTCCTGGTTGGCATATCGAATGTAGTGCTATGAGTATTCGTTATCTTGGTAATCACTTCGATGTCCATACCTGAGGTATCGATCATATCCCTATCCATCATACCAATGAAATCGCTCAATCACAGTGTAGCACTGCTTCCACTCCTTGGGTCAATTATCGAGTACACTATCAGTTTCTGAATATTGATGGACAGAAGATTAGTAAATCAGTAGGAAATGTTGTCACTCTCGATGAAGTATTCGAGAGATGATACTCTGCACAAGATATTCGTTATTTTTTCTTCCAAGCCAATTATAGGTCATTTCAGGACTTTACTCGAGAGAATCTTCAAGCAGCCAGTAAGTGAAGAAAAAAACTCAAACTCGTCAATGACGATAACTATCCATTCGATGAGGTCATAGCGCCTCTCCTTGATGATCTCAACACACCTACATTCCTAGCCAATCTTCAAAAGCACGGTATCTCAGAAAAGCTCAACACTATATTCCACCTGTATAAAGCAGAAAAAAAGATTGAGATTCCTGACGAGATTCAAGTCTTGGCTGAACAGAGACGACAAGCAAAGTCCAACAAAGATCGATCTACAGCAGATACTCTTAGAGATCAACTCGCACAGCTCGGACGAGAGATGAATGATGGAAAAGATGGATATGAAATAGTTAAGAAATAA
- the hisS gene encoding Histidine--tRNA ligase: MSISLIPPKGTSDRFPQEYKLRSAIFSVWRKVCQSFGYEEYLGPIVEYADVYRAKSGEDVGGSELTIIVDRAGRELALRPEMTPTVTRMVASRYAQLPKPVRYFSIANFFRNERPQRGRNREFRQLNFDCFGSQSLFADSEVIQMGIEIMLGYGAPKNSFVVYLNDRRVIDVFLHETVGLDANHKKEAVRVMDKWEKLMREDFEKTLLEKGLTGEQIKLIVEFLENDSLENLGEIGADLKKVYDHLCDLGYKDYIQFKGSLMRGFDYYDGIVFEFFDTHPDNRRAMFGGGRYNGLATVFGVDAFPAVGAAPGDEPAKLFIESWGLSDSLINRFTQKSTYYVPLLVDEAQITLHHIAQELREKNNTVVIASLEMKKLSKAIEFADKQGYDYIVILGGNELGKGIYQIKDLKSGEVKSVELRL, from the coding sequence ATGTCTATCTCGTTGATACCACCAAAAGGAACTTCTGATCGATTTCCTCAAGAATATAAATTAAGGAGTGCAATATTCTCTGTATGGAGAAAAGTATGTCAGTCTTTTGGTTATGAAGAATATTTGTGACCTATTGTAGAGTATGCAGATGTCTATCGTGCAAAATCTGGGGAAGATGTATGATGATCAGAGTTAACAATTATTGTTGATAGAGCTGGTCGTGAACTTGCTCTTAGACCTGAGATGACACCAACTGTCACTCGTATGGTTGCTTCTCGTTATGCACAGCTTCCTAAGCCTGTGAGATATTTCTCTATTGCTAATTTCTTTCGTAACGAAAGACCACAGAGATGAAGAAACCGTGAGTTTCGACAATTAAATTTTGATTGTTTTGGATCACAGTCTCTTTTTGCTGATAGTGAAGTTATTCAAATGGGTATAGAGATTATGTTAGGCTATGGTGCTCCTAAAAATTCATTTGTCGTGTATCTAAATGATCGTCGTGTGATTGATGTATTTCTTCATGAGACAGTTTGACTTGATGCAAACCATAAAAAAGAAGCAGTGAGAGTTATGGATAAGTGGGAAAAATTGATGAGAGAAGATTTTGAGAAGACCCTTCTTGAAAAATGATTGACGGGAGAACAAATTAAACTTATTGTAGAATTCTTAGAAAATGATTCACTTGAGAACCTATGAGAGATATGAGCAGACCTCAAAAAAGTATACGACCATCTTTGTGATTTATGATACAAAGATTATATTCAATTTAAATGATCTCTGATGAGGTGATTTGATTATTATGATTGAATAGTGTTTGAATTTTTTGATACCCACCCAGATAATCGTCGTGCAATGTTTGGTGGTGGACGTTATAATGGTCTTGCTACTGTCTTTGGAGTAGATGCATTTCCAGCAGTTGGAGCTGCTCCTTGAGATGAACCTGCAAAATTATTTATTGAAAGTTGGGGATTGTCTGATTCTCTTATAAATCGTTTTACTCAGAAAAGTACGTATTATGTCCCACTCTTAGTAGATGAGGCACAAATAACTCTTCACCATATTGCTCAAGAATTGAGAGAAAAGAATAATACTGTAGTTATTGCCTCATTAGAAATGAAGAAACTTTCTAAAGCAATAGAATTTGCTGATAAACAATGATATGACTACATAGTGATTCTTTGATGAAATGAACTGGGAAAAGGTATCTATCAGATCAAGGATTTGAAGAGTGGAGAGGTGAAAAGTGTAGAATTAAGACTTTAG
- a CDS encoding Trp operon repressor: protein MTPAQLKKKVETLTNAFLFMEDEKETFQLLKTLLTQDELLELQQRLNIAVRLYFGTPYTQIEKELGVSSTTIARVSKVMKTKNNGYLPLIKKMYEDQEE, encoded by the coding sequence ATGACTCCAGCTCAACTCAAAAAAAAAGTAGAAACACTGACCAATGCATTTCTCTTTATGGAAGACGAAAAAGAAACATTCCAGCTACTCAAAACGCTCCTAACACAAGATGAACTGCTTGAACTACAACAAAGGTTGAATATAGCAGTCAGACTTTATTTTGGGACTCCTTATACTCAGATAGAAAAAGAACTTGGCGTATCATCGACCACTATAGCAAGAGTATCCAAGGTAATGAAAACGAAAAATAATGGATATCTTCCTCTTATCAAAAAAATGTATGAAGATCAAGAAGAATAG
- the yciC gene encoding Putative metal chaperone YciC, whose amino-acid sequence MTISSPLIPVTVLSGFLGVGKTTLLKHILTQRGDKKIALIVNDMAELNIDASLIKNGVELSQTEEKLVEMSNGCICCTLRDDLIQEVKKLCEQGNYDALIIESTGISEPVPVAQTFSYVDEETGIDLGKRAKLDTMVTVVDAKDFLKQFYSAESLYEMKQVDDAEDIRTISHLLVEQVEFANIIVINKSDLVSEQELSKLVSVIRSLNTDARIITTSRGEVNITDIVDTGLFDYEQASQAPLWVKEMEGGGHAAHTPETEEYGISSFIYTRYQPFDMEQLRKILEEGLSGVVRAKGVCWLANDNAQAFEFAIAGGEVSIIPFGRWMGAQTKQELEMNGQREEYLEIKDRPQKDRVTQLVIIGVNINKDTISDRLDQALVSF is encoded by the coding sequence ATGACTATATCATCACCTCTAATCCCCGTTACCGTCCTCTCATGATTTCTCTGAGTTGGTAAAACAACATTACTTAAACATATCCTTACGCAGAGAGGAGATAAAAAGATCGCTCTTATCGTAAATGATATGGCAGAGCTCAATATCGATGCATCATTAATTAAAAATGGTGTAGAACTTTCTCAGACAGAAGAAAAACTGGTTGAGATGTCCAATGGTTGTATCTGTTGTACCCTAAGAGATGATCTGATCCAAGAAGTCAAAAAACTCTGTGAACAGGGTAACTATGATGCTCTGATTATAGAAAGCACAGGAATATCTGAACCTGTTCCCGTTGCGCAGACTTTTTCGTATGTAGATGAAGAGACAGGTATTGATCTGGGGAAACGAGCGAAGCTTGATACTATGGTAACGGTTGTCGATGCGAAAGATTTTCTCAAACAATTCTATAGTGCGGAAAGTCTTTATGAGATGAAACAAGTCGATGATGCAGAAGATATTCGTACGATTAGTCATCTTCTGGTAGAGCAGGTAGAATTTGCTAATATCATCGTGATTAATAAATCTGATCTTGTCTCAGAGCAAGAACTTTCGAAATTGGTCAGTGTGATTCGTTCTTTAAATACTGATGCTCGTATTATAACTACTTCTCGTGGAGAGGTAAATATTACTGATATTGTGGATACGGGATTATTTGATTATGAACAGGCATCGCAAGCTCCTTTATGGGTCAAAGAGATGGAATGATGATGACATGCTGCACATACTCCTGAAACTGAAGAGTATGGAATCTCATCGTTTATCTATACGAGATATCAACCATTTGATATGGAACAGTTAAGAAAAATTTTAGAAGAGGGACTATCTGGGGTCGTGAGAGCAAAAGGTGTTTGTTGGTTGGCTAATGATAATGCTCAAGCCTTTGAATTTGCTATTGCATGAGGAGAGGTTTCAATTATACCTTTCTGAAGATGGATGGGAGCACAGACCAAACAAGAACTTGAAATGAATGGTCAACGAGAAGAATATCTTGAGATCAAAGATCGTCCACAGAAAGATAGGGTGACGCAATTGGTAATTATTGGTGTGAATATAAATAAAGATACTATTAGTGATCGTTTAGATCAAGCTCTCGTATCATTTTAA
- the sbnA gene encoding putative siderophore biosynthesis protein SbnA: MKNIYRGRDALQQFHDPHNYITPLVELPESLNPYYNNGIHIYAKLLYMNPLLNIKSLPARYMVQDALSNSSDINHFVESSSGNTAYSVSVYGKVYNNCDTTAIVSTEVTEGKRKLLSLMGLNIKYNNEPICPNPNDPESSINIAKSLGKKDGRHNLGQYDNDINWKSHYDITGPQIFNQLPEIDGIITSLGTTGTLLGISQYLKKQNPDIYTIGVVRKENNPIPGPRTEGLLSHIGFDWKKWTDQIIKVGTHDAYQYSTKLCQYGILGGPSSGMNYYATLEYAQSQLAHNRGVHLVFACPDTALPYLYDYEVVLDTTNSEGYTVQQLIDDMQYLDNLWIIDLRPQDQFNEYHIDAASSIPFHYVDEFVETSLSKEYKYVFVCSYGSKSDIVAKYVKSLGYNAQSLESGIIHRYNSGYPVCKNQICIHK, encoded by the coding sequence ATGAAAAATATATATAGAGGTAGAGATGCATTACAACAATTTCATGATCCCCATAATTACATTACTCCTTTGGTTGAATTACCAGAGTCGTTGAATCCCTATTATAATAATTGAATACATATCTATGCAAAACTTCTTTATATGAATCCGTTATTGAATATAAAATCATTACCCGCTCGATATATGGTACAAGATGCTCTGTCAAATAGTTCTGATATTAATCATTTTGTAGAAAGCTCTTCATGAAATACTGCCTATTCTGTAAGTGTGTATGGTAAAGTTTACAATAATTGTGATACGACTGCTATTGTCTCTACAGAGGTTACTGAGGGGAAGAGAAAGTTATTATCTCTCATGTGATTGAATATAAAATATAATAATGAGCCTATTTGTCCTAATCCTAATGATCCAGAGAGTAGTATCAATATTGCAAAATCGTTATGAAAAAAAGATTGACGACATAACCTTTGACAATACGATAATGATATAAATTGGAAGAGTCATTATGATATTACTTGACCTCAGATTTTTAATCAGTTACCAGAAATAGATGGAATTATTACAAGCCTTTGAACTACAGGTACCTTATTAGGTATTTCTCAGTATTTAAAAAAACAAAATCCTGATATATACACAATAGGTGTAGTAAGAAAAGAAAATAATCCTATACCTTGACCAAGAACAGAATGATTACTTTCACATATTTGATTTGATTGGAAAAAATGGACTGATCAGATTATTAAAGTATGAACACATGATGCCTATCAATATAGCACAAAGTTGTGTCAATATGGGATTTTATGAGGTCCAAGTTCTGGTATGAATTATTATGCAACCTTAGAATATGCTCAATCTCAGTTAGCACATAATAGAGGTGTTCATCTTGTATTTGCCTGTCCTGATACTGCATTACCATATCTTTATGATTATGAAGTTGTCCTAGATACAACGAATTCAGAGTGATATACAGTGCAACAATTGATTGATGATATGCAATATCTTGATAATCTTTGGATTATAGATCTTAGACCTCAAGACCAATTCAATGAATATCATATTGATGCAGCATCTTCAATTCCATTTCATTATGTGGATGAGTTTGTAGAGACATCGCTATCGAAAGAATATAAGTATGTCTTTGTATGTTCATATGGTTCTAAATCTGATATTGTTGCGAAGTATGTCAAATCATTATGATATAACGCTCAATCATTAGAATCTTGAATAATACATCGATACAATAGTTGATATCCTGTATGTAAGAACCAAATATGCATTCATAAGTAA
- a CDS encoding CobQ/CobB/MinD/ParA nucleotide binding domain protein — protein MKIAVVGKGGSGKSSISRLLTQYLLHENHTVCAIDSDHNMDFTDLLGYDFTSETPTFKGLYDDLFVYLEESELSKAREVIKKHLGHCKFFLDDRDEFSKRVLVDHSKNLQIGIVGLGSEDVITGGRCSHGMSNPLKVWLTLLDEGNRDVVVDGVAGVDMINFGLYHACDYLITVVEPSRNSIKVARQIKNLCEMSDVNFGFVVNKYQENEYIHQIYEEFGDKVIGSIGFDDGLFAYDYDKVSPTVKDSIAHIYEEVKNYQGFSLVERVMKLESLKNN, from the coding sequence ATGAAAATAGCAGTTGTCTGAAAGTGAGGTAGTGGTAAGAGTAGTATCAGTCGATTATTAACTCAATATCTCTTGCATGAGAATCATACGGTATGTGCGATTGATAGTGATCATAATATGGATTTTACTGACTTATTGTGATATGATTTTACATCAGAGACTCCGACATTTAAATGATTATATGATGATTTGTTCGTGTATTTGGAAGAATCTGAACTATCCAAAGCTAGAGAAGTGATCAAAAAACATCTCGGTCATTGTAAGTTTTTTTTGGATGATAGGGATGAGTTTAGTAAAAGAGTATTAGTTGATCATAGCAAAAATCTTCAAATAGGTATTGTCTGACTAGGTTCTGAAGATGTGATAACTGGTGGGCGCTGTTCGCACGGTATGAGTAATCCACTCAAAGTATGGTTGACACTCTTAGATGAATGAAATCGAGATGTCGTGGTCGATGGAGTAGCTGGTGTCGATATGATCAACTTTGGACTCTATCATGCTTGTGATTATCTTATCACGGTTGTAGAACCCAGTAGAAATAGTATTAAGGTCGCTCGTCAGATCAAAAACTTATGCGAGATGTCTGATGTTAACTTCTGATTTGTAGTAAATAAGTATCAAGAGAACGAATACATTCATCAGATCTATGAAGAATTTGGTGATAAGGTCATTGGCAGTATAGGATTTGATGATGGATTATTTGCGTATGATTATGATAAGGTTTCTCCTACGGTCAAAGATAGCATTGCTCATATCTATGAAGAGGTAAAAAATTATCAGTGATTTAGTCTGGTGGAAAGAGTGATGAAATTGGAGAGTTTGAAAAACAATTAA
- a CDS encoding zinc uptake transcriptional repressor, which yields MFQEHALNILKQHNQKITKTRLRILNQLAEIKQPLNPYELIKQSTDSTIDITTIYRNLELFEKIGLVHKVQSLGGYLPCTHEHKECSKSHDIIICTSCNTINETHIDSRTKTLLGLSQGPVELNGRCNSCEQKN from the coding sequence ATGTTTCAAGAACACGCACTAAATATTCTCAAACAACATAATCAAAAAATCACTAAAACTCGTCTTCGAATTTTAAATCAACTTGCTGAGATCAAACAACCTCTCAATCCCTATGAACTCATCAAACAATCTACAGATTCAACGATTGATATTACCACTATCTATAGAAATCTCGAACTGTTTGAAAAAATAGGTCTTGTACATAAGGTACAAAGTCTGTGATGATATCTTCCTTGCACACATGAACATAAAGAATGTAGCAAATCACATGATATTATTATATGTACAAGCTGTAACACCATCAATGAAACACATATCGATAGTAGAACAAAAACACTACTCTGACTCAGTCAGTGACCTGTAGAGTTGAACGGACGTTGTAACTCCTGTGAACAAAAAAACTAG